A portion of the Caldisericia bacterium genome contains these proteins:
- a CDS encoding pyridoxal-phosphate dependent enzyme codes for MKLKVNEEVLKRTIERAREKNIIIPTYEEMRNPEKIPEGIKEELKNIGLWDLHPRNLFRITWKNEPKKFGGGFDGVNFIELPRELTGVKARIVMLIGKWFPTGSHKVGATFGPLVEKLIRGEFDPTRQKALWPSTGNYCRGGAYDSHLLGCQAVAVLPEGMSRERFEWLKSIGAEIYATPGSESNVKEVFDKSEELKRKYPDEIVVLNQFDEFGNPIWHYAVTGPAMEEVYHNIKKENDKFTALFLTQGSAGTLGCGNYLREKFPTIKIGAGEALQCPTLLFNGYGAHRIEGIGDKHVPWVFDVKNIDMVVDIDDEDSMRLIRLFNEPEGRKYLKKMKVPEEIVDNLDLLGISSVANLIGSIKMAKYYEMTENDMIFTVATDSMELYKSRIKELREERGEYKEIDAAKDFEDVLMGASIDWMLELSYWDRRRMHNLKYFTWVEQRGKSVEELNEQWYNDNYWKEKFNSYKEWDELIREFNERVGLIKKYK; via the coding sequence ATGAAGTTAAAGGTAAATGAAGAGGTTTTAAAAAGAACAATAGAGAGGGCAAGAGAGAAAAATATAATAATTCCCACATACGAGGAGATGAGGAATCCAGAGAAGATTCCAGAAGGTATAAAAGAGGAACTCAAAAACATTGGTCTTTGGGATCTTCATCCAAGAAATCTATTTAGAATCACATGGAAGAATGAGCCAAAGAAATTTGGTGGTGGATTTGATGGAGTGAATTTCATAGAACTTCCAAGAGAACTCACAGGAGTTAAGGCAAGAATAGTTATGCTCATTGGAAAATGGTTCCCCACAGGTTCACATAAGGTTGGTGCAACCTTTGGTCCACTTGTTGAAAAACTTATAAGAGGTGAGTTTGATCCAACAAGACAGAAAGCTCTCTGGCCCTCAACAGGAAACTACTGCAGAGGCGGTGCATACGACTCCCATCTTCTTGGATGTCAAGCTGTTGCAGTCCTTCCCGAAGGTATGAGTAGGGAGAGGTTTGAGTGGCTTAAAAGTATTGGTGCAGAGATATACGCAACACCGGGAAGCGAGAGTAATGTAAAAGAGGTTTTTGATAAGAGTGAAGAACTCAAAAGAAAGTATCCTGATGAGATTGTTGTTCTAAATCAGTTTGATGAGTTTGGAAATCCAATCTGGCACTATGCTGTGACAGGTCCAGCCATGGAGGAGGTTTATCATAATATTAAGAAAGAAAATGATAAATTCACCGCTCTGTTTCTTACACAGGGTTCTGCAGGAACATTGGGATGTGGAAACTATTTGAGAGAGAAATTCCCAACGATTAAGATTGGAGCAGGTGAGGCACTTCAGTGTCCAACCCTTCTATTCAATGGATATGGAGCACACAGGATTGAGGGAATTGGAGATAAGCATGTTCCCTGGGTGTTTGATGTGAAGAATATTGATATGGTTGTTGATATTGATGATGAGGATAGTATGAGATTGATCAGGCTCTTCAATGAACCAGAGGGAAGGAAGTATCTTAAGAAGATGAAAGTCCCAGAGGAGATTGTGGATAATCTTGATCTACTTGGAATTTCATCTGTGGCAAACCTTATTGGCTCGATAAAGATGGCAAAGTACTATGAGATGACAGAAAACGACATGATATTTACAGTGGCAACAGATTCCATGGAGCTTTACAAGTCAAGAATTAAAGAACTGAGAGAAGAGAGGGGAGAGTATAAAGAGATTGATGCAGCAAAGGATTTTGAAGATGTTTTAATGGGAGCATCCATAGATTGGATGCTTGAATTATCCTATTGGGACAGAAGAAGGATGCACAATCTTAAATACTTCACATGGGTTGAGCAGAGAGGGAAGAGTGTGGAAGAATTAAATGAGCAGTGGTACAACGATAACTACTGGAAGGAGAAGTTTAATTCTTACAAAGAGTGGGATGAACTCATTAGAGAGTTCAATGAGAGAGTAGGATTAATCAAGAAGTACAAGTAA